The genomic DNA ACAGGGATTTGCTTCAGGACGACGAAAGTACGCGCCTGAAAGGCGAGCTGAAGTGGCTGGCGGGCGTCTTCGGCAAGGCCCGCGACGTCGACGTTCTCCTGGCCCGCGCATCCCAGCCGGAACTTGTCGAGTGGCTGAAGACGGCCCGCGCCGCCCGCTATCGGGAGGTGTTCGCGGCGCTCGATGACGGTCGCGGCCGCGCCCTCATGCTCGATCTCCACCAGTGGCTGCACTGCGGCGCCTATCTTTCATCGCCGCCCGCCGAACTTCACGATCGGCCCGTGACCGATTTTGCCGAGGCCGTGCTCGACCGCGAGCGCCGGAAGCTGAAGAAGCACGGCCGCGCGCTCGCCAAGATCAACGACGAGGAGCGGCACGAGGCCCGCAAGGACGCCAAGAAGCTGCGCTATGCCGCCGAATTCTTTGCGACACTGTTCGACGACAAGCGTGGCGCCAGGCGCCACAAGCGCTTCACGGCCGCAATGGCCGCACTGCAGGATGAACTCGGCACGCTCAACGATCTGGTTTCGGCGCCGAATGTGCTCGGCGAGATCGGCCTCGAAGATCACCCGGACGCCGGAACGCTCGTCGTTCAGGCCAACAAGGACAAGCTCATCGACCGCGCGCAGGCTGCGCTCGACGACGTGATCGACGTCAAGCGCTTCTGGCGTTGAGCAAGCCGGGCAAACCGACGTCGGTTTATCCCGGCACCTTGGCCCCCCTCATGCCGCAACCGTGATCTTCGGCGGCTGCCAGGTGCCGTCGAGGATCGCGTCCTTGCCCCAATAGGCGCGAATGTAGAGCGAGAAGATTCCGTGCGGCGCCGGCAGCCAGTTGCTGTCCTTTTCCCCGCCGGGGCGCTCGGCGCTCACGTAGAGCGTCAGCGAGCCGTCCGCATTGCGCTTCAGCCTGTCGCTCTTGGTGCCCAGCGAATAGCGCTTGAAGTCGTTGGTGTGGAAGAGGTGCTTGTCGTCATAAAGGGTCAGCGACCAGAAGCCGTTGACCGGCGGTTCCTGGCCGGGCGCAAAGGTGATCTCGTAGAGTTTCACGCCGGTCAGCTGGTCGCCGGCGCCGTCGAAGTCGGTATAGAAATACTGCGTCTCGCTCGGCCGGTTGTTGAACATGTTCGACTTGGCGGTGCCGGTCCGGTTGAAGTAGTCGATCCCCCATTGCGCATTGTTGACCGAGCGGTTCCAGCCATTGCCGGCCGGCAGCCCGTTGCGCTGCCATTCCAAGAAGGGGTGGATGACCTTGTTCTCGGTCTCGATCGCGGTGTCGACGAGCATGCCCCGAAGCTCGGGATCCCGCTCGGCCGCGTCGAGCAACAGGCGGAACTGGGCAAAAAGCGCCTCCTCCCCCGGCAGCGGATCGACCGCGGCGATGGCGTCGCCGAACTGGTCGAAGAACGTCTCCGGCGTCACCCATTTGGTTTCGGCGTCGGTCGCGCCGCCGTTTAAGGGCGGAGCCGGAATGTCGGTCAGCTTTGCCCATTCGATCGTCTTCGCCTCGCCGGTAAACTCTTTCAGCGGATAGAAAACCACCTGGTTGATCAGCGGCTGGACCGCCTGGTTGTCGTCGCTCACGTCGGTCTGGAAGATGCGGGGAATGGCGCTCGCAAGCGATGTCGGGGAGCGGATGATGTCGGTGATGCCGGCGGGCTTCAGCCCGTCCCAGTCGGGGCCGACAAGAAGATAGAAGCCGGGCCGCGTGCCATAGGGCTTGCCGAGCTGGCCGAACTGATCGGTGCGGGCATCGTAGAGCGAATAGAGCCAGAAGCGGTCGCCGAAGTCGGGCACCTGCGCGACGACGGGCTCATCGTCGAGCTCGAAGAAACCGAGGCCATAGACGACGTCCTGGTTGGGGCATGTGACGAAGGTTTCCGACGGCTCGATATAGTCGTGCAGCATGCCCACCTGGCCGCGCGGGGCCACCGGCGAAAGGCCACCGAGCAGACCCGCATAAGGCGCCTGGGTGACCTTGGCCCTGCGGTTCAGCATGTTGACGATCGGCCAGCCCCAGATATAGGCCATCTGCCCGATCGTACGGGCATAGCCTGGATGCATGGCAACGCCGGTCACCGGCAGCGTCGGCGCTCCCGGCCCGAGCGCTTGCTGCGCCTCGGCGGGCGTGGCCGAGGTAACGACCGAGGCGGCGGTCAAAGCCGCCGGAACGGCCGCGCCGGCACCGATCGCGGCAAGCGAGGCTGCTCCGATCCCGCCTTTCATCATGTCGCGTCGAGTGATTTCAAGATTGCTGCCGGATGTTTTCATCATCGTCTCCAGGCGTCCTGATCAATCAGCTTTCGAAAGGCACCCGCACAGGCGCCCCGTTTTTGGCACACCGTCCATCTCGCCCGGCTTCGTCCTCGCGCCGGAAAACCGGCCTTTCGCCCTCACCCGTGACGGTTCAGGACACGGATCGCTCGCAAGAATGGTTCTCTGTTTTTTTTCCTCAACTGCGGCATTTCAATGCCCAGCAGCACGGATCCGCACAGGGCCATCGGACACCGCGCGTGAGGACCGCTATCCTGCCGAAACAAGCCGTTCGGCGAAAGTACGTAACTGTTAAAATACGATGCAAACGATCACGTAAAGCAGGGCGATCTTCCTTTCACCGATCGCCCCGCCTTGACGAACCGTCGCAGGCTCAGCGGCGGCCGTCCTGCGCCGCCATCGCCCTTTCGATCCTCAGCGCCAGGTCATCACTCACCGGCACCATCGGTAGGCGCATCTCCGGGCTGTCGATCAGCCCCGCGCGCCACAGCCAGTGCTTGATCGGTCCGGGGCTCGGCTCGGCAAAGAGCAGCCGCGGCAGGTCGGCAAGGCGCTGCCAGGCGGAAAGCGCCCCCGCCTGGTCGCCGGCAAGCAGCCTGTTGCGAACATCGGCGAAGGCTGCCGTCTGCACATGGGCGG from Ensifer adhaerens includes the following:
- a CDS encoding DUF1254 domain-containing protein; this translates as MKTSGSNLEITRRDMMKGGIGAASLAAIGAGAAVPAALTAASVVTSATPAEAQQALGPGAPTLPVTGVAMHPGYARTIGQMAYIWGWPIVNMLNRRAKVTQAPYAGLLGGLSPVAPRGQVGMLHDYIEPSETFVTCPNQDVVYGLGFFELDDEPVVAQVPDFGDRFWLYSLYDARTDQFGQLGKPYGTRPGFYLLVGPDWDGLKPAGITDIIRSPTSLASAIPRIFQTDVSDDNQAVQPLINQVVFYPLKEFTGEAKTIEWAKLTDIPAPPLNGGATDAETKWVTPETFFDQFGDAIAAVDPLPGEEALFAQFRLLLDAAERDPELRGMLVDTAIETENKVIHPFLEWQRNGLPAGNGWNRSVNNAQWGIDYFNRTGTAKSNMFNNRPSETQYFYTDFDGAGDQLTGVKLYEITFAPGQEPPVNGFWSLTLYDDKHLFHTNDFKRYSLGTKSDRLKRNADGSLTLYVSAERPGGEKDSNWLPAPHGIFSLYIRAYWGKDAILDGTWQPPKITVAA